A genomic window from Cricetulus griseus strain 17A/GY chromosome 4, alternate assembly CriGri-PICRH-1.0, whole genome shotgun sequence includes:
- the Csk gene encoding tyrosine-protein kinase CSK, whose protein sequence is MSAIQAAWPSGTECIAKYNFHGTAEQDLPFCKGDVLTIVAVTKDPNWYKAKNKVGREGIIPANYVQKREGVKAGTKLSLMPWFHGKITREQAERLLYPPETGLFLVRESTNYPGDYTLCVSCEGKVEHYRIMYHASKLSIDEEVYFENLMQLVEHYTTDADGLCTRLIKPKVMEGTVAAQDEFYRSGWALNMKELKLLQTIGKGEFGDVMLGDYRGNKVAVKCIKNDATAQAFLAEASVMTQLRHSNLVQLLGVIVEEKGGLYIVTEYMAKGSLVDYLRSRGRSVLGGDCLLKFSLDVCEAMEYLEGNNFVHRDLAARNVLVSEDNVAKVSDFGLTKEASSTQDTGKLPVKWTAPEALREKKFSTKSDVWSFGILLWEIYSFGRVPYPRIPLKDVVPRVEKGYKMDAPDGCPPAVYEVMKNCWHLDAATRPTFLQLREQLEHIRTHELHL, encoded by the exons ATGTCGGCAATACAG GCCGCCTGGCCATCCGGTACAGAATGTATTGCCAAGTACAACTTCCATGGCACTGCTGAGCAAGACCTGCCCTTCTGCAAAGGAGACGTGCTCACCATTGTGGCGGTCACTAAG GACCCAAACTGGTACAAAGCCAAAAACAAAGTGGGCCGTGAGGGCATCATCCCAGCCAACTATGTCCAGAAGCGTGAGGGTGTGAAGGCAGGCACCAAACTCAGCCTTATGCC CTGGTTCCATGGCAAAATCACACGGGAGCAGGCCGAGCGGCTTCTCTACCCACCAGAGACGGGCCTGTTCCTGGTGAGGGAAAGCACCAACTACCCTGGGGACTACACACTGTGTGTGAGCTGTGAAGGCAAGGTGGAACACTACCGCATCATGTACCATGCGAGCAAGTTGAGCATCGATGAGGAGGTGTACTTCGAGAACCTCATGCAGCTGGTGGAG cACTACACCACAGATGCCGATGGACTCTGCACTCGCCTCATCAAACCAAAGGTCATGGAGGGCACAGTGGCCGCCCAAGATGAATTCTACCGCA gTGGCTGGGCCCTGAACATGAAGGAACTGAAGCTGCTACAGACGATTGGGAAGGGGGAGTTTGGAG acGTGATGCTGGGTGATTATCGGGGCAACAAAGTTGCAGTTAAATGCATTAAGAATGATGCCACTGCCCAGGCCTTCCTGGCTGAAGCCTCTGTCATGAC GCAACTTCGGCACAGCAACCTGGTCCAGCTACTGGGTGTGATTGTGGAGGAGAAGGGTGGGCTCTACATTGTCACAGAGTACATGGCCAAG GGGAGTTTGGTGGACTATCTTCGATCACGTGGTCGTTCGGTGCTAGGCGGAGACTGTCTCCTCAAATTCTCACT agaCGTCTGTGAGGCCATGGAATACCTGGAAGGCAACAATTTTGTACATCGGGACTTGGCTGCCCGGAATGTGCTGGTGTCCGAGGACAACGTGGCCAAAGTCAGTGACTTTGGCCTCACCAAGGAAgcctccagcactcaggacacaggcaAACTGCCCGTCAAGTGGACAGCTCCGGAAGCCTTGAGAGAGAAG AAATTTTCCACCAAGTCTGATGTGTGGAGTTTCGGAATCCTTCTCTGGGAAATCTATTCCTTTGGGCGAGTGCCTTACCCAAGAATT CCCCTGAAGGACGTCGTCCCTCGGGTGGAAAAGGGCTATAAGATGGATGCCCCGGACGGCTGCCCGCCCGCAGTCTACGAGGTTATGAAGAACTGCTGGCACCTGGATGCTGCCACACGGCCCACCTTCCTGCAGCTTCGAGAGCAGCTGGAGCACATCAGAACCCATGAGCTGCACCTGTGA